A window from Corythoichthys intestinalis isolate RoL2023-P3 chromosome 10, ASM3026506v1, whole genome shotgun sequence encodes these proteins:
- the LOC130922535 gene encoding uncharacterized protein LOC130922535 has translation MPKRCVAGFCSNVTGSDVSLFRFPRDPVRREAWVKQVQRTRDNWSPSKSSALCSDHFTEDCFDPVPLRKVEMGLSVQHARTLLDTAVPTISPRPQHGASGSGQSAHKSLKRKSAAIDKRTKKAAVESMIQEYQAHSKTQCESVNPDADNPELEEFAAGPAPKSVDESCQVCLLPPSQTVAVSAALQPQRRHKGVQTTSGPLMMTVGTQTCVVHSELNVTIDSWDSDEEMLVCEADSEYDLPTAPSDCESSESDCPDMAAADPAPVPSRVYLIYWVALIQLISQWVSCPACACKKVNWVPSEVGTMLVLALKCAEPGCGHTGTWNSQPYVGRIAAGNIFLSAAILFAGATVGKVLRVLSHMGVAVYSTRSYFRHQERYLHQAIKSVWRERQIWLLSHLQAEGEEIVCGGDGRADSPGHSAKYGTYTMMELRKLTILDVQIVQSNEVGGSYHMEPEGLVRSLRVLEEFVRVGTLVTDRHVTVNKLVREQFPHIEHLFDIWHIGKGLKKKLQNLSKLRGCEALKPWIGSIINHLYWSVASTRPGDPRLILDKWESVLSHVQNDHSGFKGSFPRCSHGPLEGRERKKPWLTPHTKLTNELEKLICGSKLLADIRRLSPVYQTSHLEAFHSLVNHFTPKMFAFSYEGMLSRTIVAALHFNENAHRAHSLTRDGVGIYSIHFPKSKQGGHVVRKVLENPTFEYVSELMSAVERLVQDASDVEPNELEAIPAVPEAGRLSLSSSFQRPDKEQAVRDHVTRFNVP, from the exons AAATCCTCAGCGTTGTGTTCGGATCATTTTACTGAAGACTGTTTCGACCCTGTTCCTCTGCGGAAAGTTGAGATGGGACTTTCAGTGCAACATGCCAGAACCCTACTTGACACAGCTGTGCCAACAATTTCCCCCCGTCCTCAACATGGAGCTAGCGGCAGTGGGCAAAGCGCTCACAAATCTCTGAAGAGGAAGTCCGCTGCCATTGATAAGCGGACGAAAAAGGCTGCAGTTGAA TCGATGATACAAGAATACCAGGCCCATTCAAAGACACAGTGCGAAAGTGTTAATCCAGACGCGGATAATCCTGAGTTGGAAGAATTTGCCGCTGGGCCAGCTCCTAAATCG GTCGACGAGTCCTGTCAGGTTTGTCTTTTGCCACCAAGTCAGACTGTTGCTGTTAGTGCTGCTTTGCAACCTCAAAGACGACATAAAG GTGTCCAGACAACATCCGGGCCCCTCATGATGACTGTGGGTACCCAAACCTGCGTTGTTCACTCAGAGCTGAATGTTACCATCGACAGCTGGGACTCGGATGAAGAAATGTTGGTGTGCGAGGCTGATTCTGAGTATGACCTACCCACCGCACCTTCTGACTGCGAGTCCAGCGAGTCCGATTGTCCTGATATGGCTGCGGCCGACCCTGCGCCAGTTCCCAGCCGGGTATATCTAATCTACTGGGTCGCCCTCATTCAGCTCATTAGCCAGTGGGTCAGTTGTCCTGCGTGTGCCTGCAAGAAGGTCAACTGGGTCCCTTCTGAGGTCGGTACCATGTTGGTGCTGGCCTTGAAGTGTGCTGAGCCTGGATGTGGTCACACCGGAACATGGAACTCCCAACCATATGTCGGCAGAATTGCTGCTGGAAACatatttctttctgcagccatttTATTTGCTGGTGCAACTGTGGGCAAAGTTCTGCGTGTGTTATCTCACATGGGTGTAGCTGTTTACTCCACTCGGTCGTACTTTCGCCATCAAGAACGCTACCTTCACCAAGCCATCAAAAGCGTGTGGCGAGAGCGGCAAATCTGGCTGTTGAGCCATCTACAAGCTGAGGGAGAGGAAATTGTTTGTGGTGGCGACGGACGAGCTGACTCACCCGGTCACAGTGCAAAATACGGGACTTACACGATGATGGAACTGCGGAAGCTAACCATCTTGGATGTGCAGATTGTGCAG AGTAACGAGGTAGGAGGTAGCTACCACATGGAGCCCGAAGGACTGGTTCGGTCACTGCGTGTGCTCGAGGAGTTTGTGCGTGTGGGAACTCTGGTGACAGATCGACATGTGACTGTCAACAAGCTCGTCCGAGAACAGTTCCCACACATTGAGCATCTTTTTGACATCTGGCATATTGGCAAAG GTTTGAAGAAAAAGTTGCAGAACCTCTCTAAGCTGCGTGGATGTGAAGCCCTAAAACCCTGGATTGGCAGTATCATCAACCATTTATATTGGTCCGTGGCGTCAACGCGACCTGGGGACCCCAGACTCATCCTCGACAAGTGGGAGTCAGTACTGAGCCATGTTCAGAATGATCACTCGGGCTTCAAAGGCAGTTTCCCCAGGTGCAGCCATGGTCCTTTGGAAGGTCGGGAACGGAAAAAGCCTTGGCTCACGCCTC ACACCAAGTTGACCAATGAGCTGGAGAAGCTGATCTGTGGCTCCAAACTGTTGGCTGACATTCGCCGGCTGTCTCCAGTCTACCAGACTTCCCACCTGGAAGCCTTCCacagtctggtgaaccattttacACCCAAAATGTTCGCCTTTTCTTACGAGGGGATGCTCAGCAG gacgaTTGTGGCTGCTCTTCACTTCAATGAAAACGCCCATCGAGCCCACAGCTTAACCCGAGACGGAGTGGGGATTTATAGCATCCACTTTCCAAAATCAAAACAAGGCGGCCATGTTGTGCGCAAAGTTTTGGAGAACCCTACATTTG AGTATGTTAGCGAGCTGATGTCGGCGGTGGAGAGGCTTGTGCAGGACGCGAGTGATGTAGAGCCGAATGAATTGGAGGCGATACCGGCTGTGCCCGAGGCCGGGAGGTTATCCCTCAGCAGCAGCTTTCAGCGACCTGACAAAGAACAGGCGGTccgggatcatgtcacacgttttaatgtgccatga
- the LOC130922536 gene encoding uncharacterized protein LOC130922536: MTSAVERFQAALALSPMEEETFSSDSGSSLEFSNIIGDPEEVCAIQPYRFEPYLEEKDMESESSDTDETEPNSQDDHSRLGNTAWCSCECCAVMPTVDECVCCGEQERVREKMEGAGVQCITQHPGFQPVCLNVDVLQTAYYAYRQNYEDQSGNNWKRYTAYRQFVRWVYEFLGRRIRVPLPACVVAQIRTSFPSPEFVGYQPCNPP; the protein is encoded by the exons atgacgtcagcggtagaacgATTTCAGGCAGCTTTAGCAttgagcccaatggaggaggaaacattttccagcgattctggttcaagtTTGGAATTTTCAAACATAATTGGCGATCCAGAGGAAGTATGTGCCATACAGCCATATAGGTTTGAGCcatatttggaggaaaaagatatGGAATCAGAAAGCAGCGACACAGACGAGACTGAGCCAAACTCCCAGGATGACCACAGCAGACTGGGCAACACTGCATG GTGTTCATGTGAATGCTGTGCAGTGATGCCCACAGTAGATGAGTGCGTTTGCTGTGGTGAACAGGAGCGAGTCAGGGAGAAGATGGAGGGGGCTGGGGTCCAATGTATTACCCAGCACCCTGGATTTCAGCCCGTGTGCCTGAACGTAGACGTCCTTCAGACAGCCTATTATGCCTACAGGCAAAATTATGAGGACCAGTCAGGAAACAA CTGGAAACGTTACACGGCGTATCGCCAGTTTGTGCGCTGGGTGTACGAGTTCCTGGGGCGGAGGATCAGGGTTCCTCTACCAGCCTGTGTGGTCGCGCAGATCAGGACAAGCTTCCCATCACCGGAGTTTGTTGGATACCAACCTTGTAATCCTCCCTAA